One segment of Xyrauchen texanus isolate HMW12.3.18 unplaced genomic scaffold, RBS_HiC_50CHRs HiC_scaffold_726, whole genome shotgun sequence DNA contains the following:
- the rbbp9 gene encoding serine hydrolase RBBP9, producing MQLKSVVILPGNGAGNIEHCNWYGWVKKRINEISDVSCVLKNMPDPVTARESIWLPFMEKDLNCDEESVIIGHSSGAAAAMRYAETHRVYALILVGAYTTDLGDENERESGYFSRPWEWERIRANVKHILQFGSTDDPFLPWEEQQEVADGLKTDLKKYSDRGHFQKTIFPELIDAIKRLKTDSFK from the exons ATGCAGCTGAAGAGCGTTGTGATCCTGCCGGGGAACGGCGCAGGGAATATCGAGCACTGTAACTGGTACGGATGGGTAAAGAAACGAATAAATGAA ATATCCGACGTGTCTTGTGTGCTGAAGAACATGCCAGATCCTG TGACGGCCAGAGAAAGCATTTGGCTTCCGTTTATGGAGAAGGATCTGAATTGTGATGAAGAGTCAGTAATTATCGGACACAGTTCAGGAGCCGCTGCAGCCATGAG GTATGCAGAAACACACAGAGTGTATGCCCTTATTCTGGTGGGTGCTTACACCACAGATCTGGGAGATGAGAATGAACGTGAAAGTG GATATTTCAGTCGGCCATGGGAGTGGGAAAGGATCCGAGCAAACGTGAAACACATCCTTCAATTTGGATCCACAGACGACCCCTTCCTGCCTTGGGAAGAGCAACAGGAAGTTGCTGATGGATTGaagacagatttaaaaaaatactcagaccgcggacactttcagaaaacaatctTCCCAGAACTCATTGATGCAATAAAAAGACTCAAAACTGACAGTTTTAAGTGA